From one Gemmobacter sp. genomic stretch:
- the clpS gene encoding ATP-dependent Clp protease adapter ClpS: MTDRKDGPGDDTSVVTKTRPKTQRPPMYKVLLLNDDYTPMEFVVHVLERFFGLSHAQAFEIMLTVHKKGVAVVGVFSFEVAETKVAQVMDFARRHQHPLQCTMEKE; this comes from the coding sequence ATGACCGACCGCAAGGACGGACCGGGCGACGATACCTCGGTCGTCACCAAGACCCGTCCCAAGACGCAGCGCCCGCCGATGTACAAGGTGCTGCTGCTGAACGACGATTACACGCCGATGGAATTCGTCGTGCATGTGCTGGAGCGGTTCTTTGGCCTGAGCCATGCGCAGGCCTTCGAGATCATGCTGACCGTCCATAAAAAGGGCGTGGCCGTTGTGGGCGTGTTCAGCTTTGAGGTGGCGGAAACCAAGGTGGCGCAGGTGATGGATTTCGCGCGGCGCCATCAGCATCCGCTGCAATGCACCATGGAAAAGGAATAG
- a CDS encoding SDR family oxidoreductase produces the protein MTLSISGKTAIVTGAAHGIGRAIARHFVDRGANVMFADMDEDALERDLGDEANAEGAVRWFGGDLCKKLTINNLLSATLDAFDRVDVLVNAHRSIVLSDPLCLETDGVEEMVQQNLMTSLRLSQHVAKRMVAQADKAGDAGPAGSIINLSSIAARLTHPELLGYSMACAGIEQMTRSMAVALAPQRIRVNCVAFGSVMSASLQASLKDHADWRDEIRRGTPAGRIAAPLELAETVQFLASDGAGFVTGQVLTVDGGRSLIDPVRLPAH, from the coding sequence ATGACGCTTTCGATTTCCGGCAAGACCGCCATCGTGACCGGCGCCGCCCATGGTATCGGGCGGGCCATCGCGCGGCATTTCGTCGACCGGGGGGCGAATGTGATGTTCGCCGACATGGACGAGGATGCGCTGGAACGCGATCTGGGCGACGAGGCGAATGCCGAAGGCGCCGTGCGCTGGTTCGGTGGCGATCTGTGCAAGAAGCTGACCATCAACAACCTGCTGTCGGCCACGCTGGATGCCTTTGACCGGGTGGATGTGCTGGTCAACGCGCATCGCAGCATCGTGCTGTCCGATCCCCTGTGCCTGGAGACCGACGGGGTCGAGGAAATGGTGCAGCAGAACCTGATGACCTCGTTGCGGCTGTCGCAGCATGTGGCCAAGCGGATGGTGGCGCAGGCGGACAAGGCCGGCGATGCCGGGCCGGCGGGCAGCATCATCAACCTGTCGTCGATCGCGGCGCGGCTGACGCACCCGGAATTGCTGGGCTATTCCATGGCCTGCGCCGGGATCGAACAGATGACGCGGTCCATGGCCGTGGCGCTGGCGCCGCAGCGCATCCGGGTGAACTGCGTGGCCTTTGGCAGCGTGATGAGCGCAAGCCTGCAAGCCAGTCTGAAGGACCACGCCGACTGGCGCGACGAAATCCGCCGCGGCACCCCAGCCGGCCGCATCGCCGCCCCGCTGGAGCTGGCCGAGACGGTGCAGTTCCTGGCCTCGGACGGGGCCGGGTTCGTTACCGGGCAGGTGCTGACGGTGGATGGCGGGCGCAGCCTGATCGACCCGGTGCGCCTGCCGGCGCATTGA
- a CDS encoding S41 family peptidase, giving the protein MKKYVLAALGGTVAGTVIATQLAGPLLAQEASNKASVYQQLDLFGDVFERIRAQYVEDVEPEKLIEAAINGMLTSLDPHSSYLPKKAFDDMQVQTRGQFGGLGIEVTQEDGYVKVVTPMDDTPAAAAGIQPGDFITHVNSESVLGLTLDQAVEKMRGPVGSEIVITVVREGTAEPFDVSIIRDTIKLTVVRARLEGSTAVVRLTTFNDQTYPGLEAGLKKVFDEAGGADKVNGVVLDLRNNPGGLLNQAIKVSDAFLEQGEIVSTRGRKPGDGERFNATAGDLTAGKPLVVLINGGSASASEIVAGALQDHHRAILVGTKSFGKGSVQSVIPLRGDGAMRLTTSRYYTPSGRSIQALGVHPDILVEQPPRAPADEKAEATPPRSRTEASLRGSLTNDSMTEDEKRMLQEEQARAEASAKLRAEDYQLAYAIDILRGSAAVNK; this is encoded by the coding sequence ATGAAGAAATACGTGTTGGCCGCCTTGGGGGGCACCGTGGCCGGAACAGTCATCGCCACCCAGCTTGCCGGACCGCTCCTGGCACAAGAGGCGTCGAACAAGGCCTCGGTCTATCAGCAGCTTGACCTGTTCGGCGACGTGTTCGAACGCATCCGCGCCCAGTATGTCGAGGATGTGGAGCCCGAAAAGCTGATCGAGGCGGCGATCAACGGCATGCTCACCTCGCTGGATCCGCATTCGTCCTATCTGCCGAAAAAGGCGTTCGACGACATGCAGGTGCAGACCCGCGGCCAATTCGGCGGCCTTGGGATCGAGGTCACGCAGGAAGACGGCTACGTCAAGGTCGTGACCCCGATGGACGACACGCCCGCCGCCGCCGCCGGCATCCAGCCGGGCGATTTCATCACCCATGTGAACAGCGAATCCGTGCTGGGCCTGACGCTGGACCAGGCGGTGGAAAAGATGCGCGGGCCGGTCGGGTCGGAAATCGTCATCACCGTGGTGCGCGAAGGTACGGCCGAACCCTTTGACGTGTCGATCATCCGCGACACCATCAAGCTGACCGTCGTGCGCGCAAGGCTCGAGGGCAGCACGGCCGTGGTTCGCCTGACCACCTTCAACGACCAGACCTATCCGGGGCTGGAAGCCGGGCTGAAAAAGGTGTTCGACGAGGCGGGCGGCGCCGACAAGGTGAACGGCGTGGTGCTGGATCTGCGCAACAACCCGGGCGGGTTGCTGAACCAGGCGATCAAGGTATCGGACGCGTTCCTGGAACAGGGCGAGATCGTGTCGACCCGCGGCCGCAAGCCCGGCGATGGCGAACGGTTCAACGCGACGGCCGGCGATCTGACCGCGGGCAAGCCGCTGGTGGTGCTGATCAACGGCGGCTCGGCCTCGGCCTCGGAAATCGTGGCGGGGGCCTTGCAGGACCACCACCGCGCGATCCTTGTGGGCACGAAAAGCTTTGGCAAGGGATCGGTGCAGTCGGTCATCCCGCTGCGCGGCGACGGGGCGATGCGGCTGACGACCTCGCGCTATTACACGCCGTCGGGCCGGTCGATCCAGGCGCTGGGGGTGCATCCCGACATTCTGGTCGAACAGCCCCCCCGCGCCCCTGCCGATGAAAAGGCCGAAGCCACCCCGCCCCGGTCGCGCACCGAGGCCAGCCTGCGCGGCAGCCTGACCAACGATTCCATGACCGAGGATGAAAAGCGCATGCTGCAAGAGGAACAGGCCCGCGCCGAAGCCTCGGCCAAGCTGCGGGCCGAGGATTACCAGCTGGCCTATGCCATCGACATCCTGCGCGGTTCGGCGGCGGTGAACAAGTGA
- a CDS encoding RNA pyrophosphohydrolase has protein sequence MTDAASLPYRPCVGVMLINRDGLIFAGQRLDSDSPAWQMPQGGIDEGEKPRQAALRELWEETGVGKDLVRFVAKSDGWVTYDLPPELLGKVWGGKFRGQRQKWFLFRFTGSDDQIRIATEHPEFSRWKWVQADEMLAAIVPFKRAVYDQVVAGFRSHLA, from the coding sequence GTGACCGACGCCGCCAGCCTGCCCTATCGTCCCTGCGTGGGGGTCATGCTGATCAACCGGGACGGGCTGATCTTTGCCGGCCAGCGGCTGGACAGCGACAGCCCGGCCTGGCAGATGCCCCAGGGCGGCATTGACGAGGGTGAAAAGCCCCGCCAGGCCGCCTTGCGCGAATTGTGGGAAGAAACCGGGGTCGGCAAGGATCTGGTCCGGTTCGTGGCCAAATCCGACGGCTGGGTGACCTATGACCTGCCGCCCGAGCTGCTGGGCAAGGTCTGGGGCGGCAAGTTCCGCGGCCAGCGGCAGAAGTGGTTCCTGTTCCGCTTTACCGGCAGTGACGACCAGATCCGCATCGCGACCGAACACCCGGAATTCTCGCGCTGGAAATGGGTGCAGGCCGACGAGATGCTGGCCGCCATCGTGCCGTTCAAGCGGGCGGTCTACGATCAGGTCGTGGCCGGCTTTCGCAGCCATCTGGCCTGA
- a CDS encoding ABC transporter permease → MTRLFAWTGVLIGLAFFALPLVGMTEFSLRMIRGTYSLEAYRVVLADPAFRATFGYSVMMALITIAMGVLLVVPTAYWVRLYLPGLRAVVEFITLLPLVIPPIVIVFGYIRLYNTSSWLPLTGSEMGTNFLLLCGYATLALPYMYRAVDTGLRAIDVGTLTEAAQSLGAGWVTILSKVILPNVLTAVLSGAFLTFAIVLGEFVMAALLNRPAFGPWLQLIGVNKAYEPAALAVIAFAITWACMGLIQLVTRFSKHTRAQG, encoded by the coding sequence ATGACCCGCCTTTTTGCCTGGACCGGGGTGCTGATCGGGCTGGCGTTCTTTGCCCTGCCGCTGGTCGGCATGACGGAATTTTCCCTGCGCATGATCCGCGGCACCTATTCGCTGGAGGCGTATCGCGTGGTGCTGGCCGACCCGGCCTTTCGCGCGACCTTCGGCTATTCGGTGATGATGGCGCTGATCACCATTGCCATGGGCGTGCTGCTGGTGGTGCCCACGGCCTATTGGGTGCGGCTTTACCTGCCGGGCCTGCGGGCGGTGGTGGAATTCATCACGCTGCTGCCGCTGGTGATCCCGCCCATCGTGATCGTGTTCGGCTATATCCGGCTGTACAACACCTCCAGCTGGTTGCCGCTGACCGGGTCCGAGATGGGGACGAACTTCCTGCTGCTGTGCGGCTATGCCACGCTGGCGCTGCCCTACATGTATCGCGCGGTGGATACCGGCCTGCGCGCGATCGACGTGGGCACGCTGACCGAGGCGGCGCAATCGCTAGGCGCGGGCTGGGTGACGATCCTGTCCAAGGTGATCCTGCCCAATGTGCTGACGGCGGTGCTGTCGGGCGCGTTCCTGACCTTTGCCATCGTGCTGGGCGAATTCGTGATGGCGGCGCTGCTGAACCGCCCTGCCTTTGGCCCGTGGCTGCAACTGATCGGGGTGAACAAGGCCTACGAGCCGGCCGCGCTGGCCGTGATCGCCTTTGCGATCACCTGGGCCTGCATGGGGCTGATCCAGCTGGTCACCCGTTTTTCCAAACATACCAGGGCACAGGGCTGA
- a CDS encoding ABC transporter permease subunit has product MTAPAPPPRTLPLRWLGVAPFLTFAGLFLILPTLYIVLGAFRAQDGGFTLDHLRSLDAPNIRNAYWLSIRISFWSALLGCLVGLAISGAIVHGGLPKWVRAPVLTFSGVASNFAGVPLAFAFIATLGPAGLITLWLRKDFGINLRAMGFNLLSPQGLVLTYLFFQIPLMVLIITPALEGLKREWREAAAILGASGLQYWRMVALPILFPSILGCFALLFANAFGAVATAMALTGSTLNIAPILLFAQIRGDVLGSPGLGYALALGMILIAGVTNALSIWLRTRSERWLK; this is encoded by the coding sequence ATGACAGCCCCAGCCCCGCCCCCCCGAACCCTGCCACTGCGCTGGCTGGGTGTCGCGCCGTTCCTGACCTTTGCCGGTCTGTTCCTGATCCTGCCGACGCTGTATATCGTGCTGGGCGCCTTTCGCGCGCAGGATGGCGGGTTCACGCTGGACCACCTGCGCAGCCTTGATGCGCCCAACATCCGCAACGCCTATTGGCTGTCGATCCGCATCAGCTTCTGGTCGGCGCTGCTGGGCTGCCTTGTGGGCCTGGCGATTTCGGGTGCCATCGTGCATGGCGGGCTGCCGAAATGGGTGCGCGCGCCGGTGCTGACATTCTCGGGCGTCGCCTCGAACTTTGCCGGTGTGCCGCTGGCCTTTGCCTTTATCGCCACGCTGGGGCCGGCCGGGCTGATCACGCTGTGGCTGCGCAAGGATTTCGGCATCAACCTGCGGGCCATGGGGTTCAACCTGCTGTCGCCGCAGGGGCTGGTGCTGACCTATCTGTTCTTCCAGATCCCGCTGATGGTGCTGATCATCACCCCCGCGCTGGAGGGGCTGAAGCGCGAATGGCGCGAGGCGGCGGCGATCCTCGGCGCCAGCGGCCTGCAATACTGGCGCATGGTGGCGCTGCCGATCCTGTTCCCGTCGATCCTTGGCTGCTTTGCGCTGTTGTTCGCCAACGCCTTTGGCGCGGTGGCCACGGCCATGGCGCTGACCGGATCGACGCTGAACATCGCGCCCATCCTGCTGTTCGCGCAGATCCGGGGCGATGTGCTGGGCAGTCCGGGCCTGGGCTATGCGCTGGCGTTGGGTATGATCCTGATCGCGGGCGTCACCAACGCCCTGTCAATCTGGCTGCGCACCCGGTCGGAAAGGTGGCTGAAATGA
- a CDS encoding class I SAM-dependent methyltransferase: protein MRSDRLTLALDSGAVELPPQGRILVLRPRAGDDLSALGRDRVQVVTGFRPDHDAFAAEGYAVAQAADGAYAAALVCLPRSREQARALLAQAAAHVVPGGPVLVDGQKTDGVESVLRELRAAGAAPGPALSKAHGKIFAFAAGVDLPGWGAQPRDIGGGFVTRPGVFSADGPDAASVLLAGALPEKLGARVADLGAGWGWLARAVLARPGVAECHLIEAEADALDCARASIPDPRARFHWADATRFRPDRAFDTVVCNPPFHTTREAEPELGLAFLRAAAGMLTTSGTLWLVANRHLPYDPLLTELFREVEDKGGDSRFRLVRASRPIPRPAARRPA from the coding sequence ATGCGTTCCGACCGTCTGACCCTGGCGCTGGACAGCGGCGCCGTCGAGTTGCCGCCCCAGGGGCGGATTCTGGTGTTGCGCCCCCGTGCCGGCGATGACCTGTCGGCCCTGGGCCGCGACCGGGTGCAGGTGGTGACCGGGTTCCGCCCCGATCACGATGCCTTTGCCGCCGAAGGCTATGCCGTGGCGCAGGCGGCGGACGGGGCCTATGCCGCCGCGCTGGTCTGCCTGCCGCGCAGCCGGGAACAGGCACGGGCGCTGCTGGCACAGGCTGCCGCCCATGTGGTGCCGGGCGGGCCGGTGCTGGTGGACGGGCAAAAGACCGACGGGGTCGAATCCGTGCTGCGTGAACTGCGGGCGGCAGGGGCGGCGCCGGGGCCGGCACTGTCGAAGGCGCATGGCAAGATCTTCGCCTTTGCCGCCGGGGTGGACCTGCCCGGCTGGGGGGCGCAGCCGCGCGACATCGGCGGCGGGTTCGTGACGCGGCCGGGCGTGTTTTCCGCCGACGGGCCGGATGCGGCATCGGTGCTGCTGGCCGGCGCGCTGCCTGAAAAGCTGGGCGCGCGGGTGGCGGATCTGGGCGCGGGCTGGGGCTGGCTGGCGCGGGCGGTGCTGGCGCGCCCCGGCGTGGCGGAATGCCATCTGATCGAGGCCGAGGCCGATGCGCTGGACTGTGCGCGCGCCAGCATCCCCGATCCGCGCGCGCGTTTCCATTGGGCCGATGCCACCCGGTTCCGGCCGGACCGCGCCTTTGACACCGTGGTCTGCAACCCGCCGTTCCACACCACCCGCGAGGCCGAGCCCGAACTGGGCCTGGCGTTCCTGCGGGCCGCGGCGGGCATGCTGACCACCTCGGGCACGCTGTGGTTGGTGGCGAACCGTCACCTGCCCTATGATCCGCTGCTGACCGAGCTGTTCCGCGAGGTCGAGGACAAGGGCGGCGATTCCCGGTTCCGCCTGGTTCGTGCCAGCCGCCCCATTCCCCGCCCGGCCGCGCGCCGCCCGGCCTGA
- a CDS encoding murein hydrolase activator EnvC family protein has translation MILRAAAIVLALGAAALPAHAATVARQAAAASADLTAAIAELEGATTGRDQVAALTRTITAYERGLGALREALRQATIREAALLMRFEARRDRVARLVGVMSAMGADPSPLLLLHPSGPLGTARSGMMLAEITPALQAEVDQLRAELAEVAELRRLQAGAAETLQRGLTAAQQARTVLSQAIAARGPLPLRFTGDPDRMKLMIEDADTLDALATGLAPDLNADTTGLADFASAMGRIPMPVVGQILRRYGEADAAGIERPGLVVATRAQALVTAPWSGTIRYRGPFLDYGNVMILEPGPGYLLILAGLGTLYGEVGEVVGAGVPLGLMGGADSTGDLVQEVRNASGSPGSETLYMELRQGGQPVDPGDWFAEAKE, from the coding sequence ATGATCCTGCGGGCCGCCGCCATTGTCCTGGCTTTGGGCGCAGCGGCCCTGCCGGCGCATGCGGCAACCGTGGCCCGGCAGGCCGCCGCCGCCAGCGCCGATCTGACGGCGGCCATCGCGGAACTGGAAGGTGCCACCACCGGCCGCGATCAGGTGGCGGCGCTGACCCGCACCATCACCGCCTATGAACGCGGCCTGGGCGCGCTGCGCGAGGCGTTGCGCCAGGCCACCATCCGCGAAGCCGCCCTGCTGATGCGGTTCGAGGCGCGGCGCGACCGGGTGGCGCGACTGGTGGGCGTGATGTCGGCCATGGGCGCCGATCCATCGCCCCTGCTGCTGCTGCATCCCTCGGGCCCCTTGGGCACCGCCCGGTCGGGCATGATGCTGGCCGAGATCACCCCCGCGCTTCAGGCCGAGGTGGACCAGCTGCGCGCCGAACTGGCCGAGGTGGCCGAACTGCGCCGCCTTCAGGCCGGCGCCGCCGAAACGCTGCAACGCGGCCTGACCGCCGCGCAACAGGCGCGCACCGTCCTCAGCCAGGCCATTGCCGCCCGCGGCCCCCTGCCCCTGCGCTTCACCGGCGACCCCGACCGCATGAAGCTGATGATCGAGGATGCCGACACGCTGGATGCGCTGGCCACCGGGCTGGCCCCCGACCTGAACGCCGATACCACCGGGCTGGCCGATTTCGCCAGCGCCATGGGCCGCATTCCCATGCCCGTCGTCGGCCAGATCCTGCGCCGCTATGGCGAGGCGGATGCCGCCGGGATCGAACGCCCGGGCCTGGTCGTCGCCACCCGCGCGCAGGCGCTGGTCACCGCGCCATGGTCGGGCACGATCCGCTATCGCGGCCCCTTCCTCGACTACGGAAACGTGATGATCCTGGAACCCGGACCGGGCTATCTTCTGATCCTCGCCGGACTTGGAACATTGTATGGAGAAGTCGGCGAGGTTGTGGGCGCAGGCGTTCCGCTTGGCCTGATGGGCGGCGCCGACAGCACCGGCGACCTGGTGCAGGAGGTGCGAAACGCCTCTGGATCCCCGGGGTCGGAAACGCTCTATATGGAACTCAGACAGGGCGGTCAGCCCGTGGACCCGGGCGACTGGTTCGCCGAAGCGAAGGAATAG
- a CDS encoding ABC transporter ATP-binding protein, with protein MAFLHIEHLEKSFGANRVVKDFNLAVEKGEFISLLGPSGCGKTTVLRMVAGFETPSFGAIRIDGKDVVRLKPNQRNIGMVFQAYALFPNLTVAQNVAFGLKVAGVAAAERDARVTEMLRLIGLPDKGPSYPFQLSGGQQQRVALARALAVRPQVLLLDEPLSALDAKIRVSLRAEIRQIQRELGITTIFVTHDQEEALSMSDRVVVMNGGVAEQVAAPFEIYNRPTTRFVANFVGQLSQIEARVADPAAGEVEIAGVRHRLGRVLPAGSVALALRPESLRLGADPAHELQLAGRVTEVDFLGSVIRLRVEVGGSRLSADMFNRPDAPPPAVGSMVSLSAAASDLIVLTG; from the coding sequence ATGGCATTCCTTCACATCGAACATCTGGAGAAATCCTTTGGCGCCAACCGGGTGGTCAAGGATTTCAACCTGGCCGTCGAAAAGGGCGAGTTCATTTCGCTGCTGGGGCCGTCCGGCTGCGGGAAAACCACGGTGCTGCGCATGGTGGCGGGGTTCGAAACCCCCAGTTTCGGCGCCATCCGCATTGACGGCAAGGATGTGGTGCGGCTGAAGCCGAACCAGCGCAACATCGGCATGGTGTTCCAGGCCTATGCGCTGTTTCCCAACCTGACCGTGGCGCAGAACGTGGCCTTTGGCCTGAAGGTGGCCGGCGTTGCCGCGGCCGAGCGCGACGCCCGCGTGACCGAGATGCTGCGCCTGATCGGCCTGCCGGACAAGGGCCCGTCCTATCCGTTCCAGCTGTCGGGCGGGCAGCAGCAGCGCGTCGCGCTGGCCCGTGCGCTGGCGGTGCGGCCGCAGGTGCTGTTGCTGGACGAACCGCTGTCGGCGCTGGATGCCAAGATCCGCGTCAGCCTGCGCGCCGAGATCCGCCAGATCCAGCGCGAACTGGGCATCACCACCATCTTCGTGACCCATGATCAGGAAGAGGCGCTGTCGATGTCGGATCGGGTCGTGGTGATGAACGGCGGCGTGGCCGAACAGGTGGCGGCGCCGTTCGAAATCTACAATCGCCCGACCACGCGGTTCGTCGCGAACTTCGTCGGGCAACTGAGCCAGATCGAGGCGCGGGTGGCCGATCCGGCAGCAGGCGAGGTCGAGATCGCCGGGGTGCGGCACCGGCTGGGGCGCGTGCTGCCGGCCGGCAGCGTGGCGCTGGCGCTGCGGCCCGAAAGCCTGCGGCTGGGCGCCGATCCGGCGCATGAGTTGCAGTTGGCGGGCCGGGTGACCGAGGTGGATTTCCTGGGATCGGTCATCCGCCTGCGGGTCGAGGTGGGGGGCAGCCGGCTGTCGGCCGACATGTTCAACCGCCCAGACGCCCCGCCGCCGGCGGTGGGCAGCATGGTCAGCCTGTCGGCGGCGGCCTCGGACCTGATCGTGCTGACGGGCTGA
- a CDS encoding ABC transporter substrate-binding protein: MTRMMTASLGLAALLGSTTLVSAQSMEALIEGAKKEGSLTTIALPHSWCGYGDVIAGFKAKYPFLTINELNPDAGSADELEAVRANKTNKGPQAPDVLDVGLAFGPAAQGEGLLAPFKVSTWDTIPADAKDADGHWYGDYYGVMSMLVNTDLVDNVPKSFADLLKPEYAGQVALTGDPRTSNQAILAVMAAGIARGAEPGKAAAEAGLQFFKELNDAGNFVPVTGRAGTLAQGTTPILIAWDYNALAWRDGLKGNPPAEVIVPSDATLAGVYVQAISAYAPQPNAAKLWMEYLYSDEGQLGWLKGYCHPIRFNDLVAKGSVPKELLDALPPADAYERAVFPSIAQVNANKEAVVAGWDKVVGANVVD; encoded by the coding sequence ATGACACGGATGATGACCGCGAGCCTCGGCCTTGCCGCCCTGCTCGGTTCGACCACCTTGGTCAGCGCCCAGTCGATGGAGGCACTCATCGAAGGCGCCAAGAAGGAAGGTTCGCTGACCACCATCGCCCTGCCCCATTCCTGGTGCGGCTATGGCGACGTGATCGCGGGCTTCAAGGCGAAGTATCCGTTCCTGACCATCAACGAGCTGAACCCCGACGCCGGTTCCGCCGACGAGCTGGAGGCGGTGCGCGCCAACAAGACCAACAAGGGCCCGCAGGCGCCCGACGTGCTGGACGTGGGCCTGGCCTTTGGTCCGGCGGCCCAGGGCGAAGGGCTGCTGGCACCCTTCAAGGTCTCGACCTGGGACACGATCCCGGCCGATGCCAAGGATGCCGATGGCCACTGGTACGGCGACTATTACGGCGTGATGTCGATGCTGGTGAACACCGATCTGGTGGACAACGTGCCGAAATCCTTCGCCGATCTGCTGAAACCGGAATACGCGGGCCAGGTCGCCCTGACCGGCGATCCGCGCACCTCGAACCAGGCGATTCTGGCGGTGATGGCTGCCGGCATCGCGCGCGGCGCGGAACCGGGCAAGGCGGCGGCCGAGGCTGGCCTGCAATTCTTCAAGGAGCTGAACGACGCGGGCAACTTCGTTCCCGTGACCGGCCGCGCCGGCACGCTGGCCCAGGGCACCACGCCGATCCTGATCGCCTGGGACTACAACGCCCTGGCCTGGCGCGATGGCCTGAAAGGCAACCCGCCGGCCGAGGTGATCGTGCCGTCGGACGCCACGCTGGCCGGCGTCTATGTGCAGGCGATCAGCGCCTATGCCCCGCAGCCGAACGCCGCCAAGCTGTGGATGGAATACCTGTATTCCGACGAAGGTCAGCTGGGCTGGCTGAAGGGCTACTGCCACCCGATCCGCTTCAACGATCTGGTTGCCAAGGGGTCGGTGCCGAAGGAACTGCTGGACGCCCTGCCCCCCGCCGACGCCTATGAGCGCGCCGTGTTCCCGTCGATTGCCCAGGTCAACGCGAACAAGGAAGCGGTCGTCGCCGGCTGGGACAAGGTCGTCGGCGCGAACGTCGTCGACTGA
- the gpmI gene encoding 2,3-bisphosphoglycerate-independent phosphoglycerate mutase produces the protein MSHPKPVVLCILDGWGLSPDTAANAPYLADTPAFDAAWATCPHAQLITHGPDAGLPTGQMGNSEVGHTNIGAGRVVAMDLGQIDLAIEDGSFFRNAEILRFIDRLKASGGTAHLMGVASDGGVHGHINHILAATRMIAGAGVPVALHAITDGRDVAPVSAAGYIDTLERGLPPGARIATVIGRYWALDRDNRWKRVERAYEAMVKGDGFPAPSAAEAVAMAHGASETDEFIQPRVIGDYQGMADGDGLFCLNFRADRAREILLSLGQPGFAEFDIEGRPDLTLLGMVDYSRDHDAFMATVFPKQTIVNTLGEWVARQGRSQFRLAETEKYPHVTFFLNGGQETPAVGEDRFMPKSPKVATYDLQPEMSSAEVTEKFLAAIAHGYDLIVVNYANPDMVGHTGSLPAAIAACEAVDRGLQQVIPALRAAGGAMLLTADHGNCETMVDPVTGGPHTAHTLNPVPVILIGGPEGARLRNGRLADVAPTLLQLMGLPQPPEMTGQSLIA, from the coding sequence ATGTCGCACCCGAAACCTGTCGTCCTTTGCATCCTTGATGGCTGGGGCCTGTCGCCCGACACGGCGGCCAATGCGCCCTATCTGGCCGATACTCCGGCCTTCGATGCAGCCTGGGCGACCTGCCCCCATGCGCAGCTGATCACCCATGGCCCCGATGCCGGCCTGCCCACCGGCCAGATGGGCAATTCCGAGGTTGGCCATACCAATATCGGCGCGGGCCGGGTGGTCGCGATGGATCTGGGCCAGATCGACCTCGCGATCGAGGATGGCAGCTTTTTCCGCAACGCCGAAATCCTGCGCTTCATCGACCGGCTGAAGGCCAGCGGCGGCACGGCGCATCTGATGGGTGTGGCCTCGGATGGCGGGGTGCATGGCCATATCAACCATATTCTGGCCGCCACGCGGATGATTGCCGGGGCCGGGGTTCCGGTCGCGCTGCATGCCATCACCGACGGGCGCGACGTGGCGCCGGTTTCGGCCGCCGGCTATATCGACACGCTGGAACGGGGCCTGCCGCCCGGCGCGCGCATTGCCACCGTGATCGGCCGCTATTGGGCGCTGGACCGTGACAACCGCTGGAAGCGGGTGGAACGCGCTTATGAGGCAATGGTCAAGGGCGATGGCTTTCCTGCCCCGTCGGCGGCCGAGGCGGTGGCCATGGCGCATGGTGCATCCGAGACCGACGAATTCATCCAGCCCCGGGTGATCGGCGATTATCAGGGAATGGCGGATGGCGACGGCCTGTTCTGCCTGAACTTCCGCGCCGACCGCGCGCGGGAAATCCTGCTGTCGCTGGGCCAGCCCGGCTTTGCCGAATTCGACATCGAGGGGCGGCCCGACCTGACCCTGCTGGGCATGGTGGACTACTCCCGCGACCACGACGCCTTCATGGCAACCGTGTTCCCCAAGCAGACCATCGTCAACACGCTGGGCGAATGGGTGGCCAGGCAGGGCCGCAGCCAGTTCCGGCTGGCCGAGACGGAAAAATACCCTCATGTCACCTTTTTCCTGAACGGCGGGCAGGAAACCCCGGCCGTGGGCGAAGACCGCTTCATGCCGAAATCGCCCAAGGTGGCGACCTATGACCTGCAACCCGAGATGTCCTCGGCCGAGGTCACGGAAAAGTTCCTGGCGGCGATTGCGCATGGCTATGACCTGATCGTTGTCAACTACGCCAACCCCGATATGGTGGGCCATACGGGCAGCCTGCCCGCCGCCATCGCCGCCTGCGAGGCGGTGGACCGCGGGCTGCAACAGGTGATCCCGGCCCTTCGGGCCGCTGGGGGGGCGATGCTGCTGACGGCCGACCACGGCAATTGCGAAACCATGGTGGATCCGGTGACGGGCGGGCCGCATACCGCCCATACGCTGAACCCGGTTCCGGTGATCCTGATCGGCGGACCCGAAGGGGCGCGGCTGCGCAATGGCCGGCTGGCCGATGTGGCCCCGACGCTGCTGCAACTGATGGGCCTGCCGCAGCCGCCCGAGATGACCGGGCAGAGCCTGATCGCATGA